A region from the Chiloscyllium punctatum isolate Juve2018m unplaced genomic scaffold, sChiPun1.3 scaffold_837, whole genome shotgun sequence genome encodes:
- the LOC140474108 gene encoding integrator complex subunit 3-like: MKFSDLFALADDYEDSSKPSRSRRKTAASSPRNRKNASQPVGNDEDSSSSSGTEEEDAKPKPKRKRKGSSAVGSDSD, encoded by the exons GTTCAGTGACCTCTTTGCGCTGGCTGACGATTACGAAGATTCCTCCAAACCATCTCGGAGCCGGCGCAAGACAGCAGCCTCCAGCCCCAGGAACCGGAAAAACGCCTCCCAACCTGTGGGCAACGATGAGGACTCCTCGTCTAGCAGTGGGACG GAAGAGGAGGATGCGAAACCCAAACCGAAGAGGAAACGGAAAGGTTCATCGGCAGTTGGGtctgacagtgactga